A single genomic interval of Gossypium raimondii isolate GPD5lz chromosome 11, ASM2569854v1, whole genome shotgun sequence harbors:
- the LOC105802706 gene encoding cytochrome P450 86A8, with protein sequence MDISTALLLLAAITAYLLWFTFISRSLRGPRVWPLLGSLPGLIENCDRMHDWISDNLRACGGTYQTCICAIPFLARKQGLVTVTCDPRNLEHILKSRFDNYPKGPTWQAVFHDLLGQGIFNSDGDTWLFQRRTAALEFTTRTLRQAMARWVSRAIKLRFCPILEKAQSQGQPVDLQDVLLRLTFDNICGLAFGKDPQTCAQGLPKNGFASAFDRATEASLQRFILPEVLWKLKRWLRLGLEVSLSRSLGHMDEYLSNVINTRKQELLSQQKDGNPHDDLLSRFMKKKESYSDEFLQHVALNFILAGRDTSAVALSWFFWLISQHPTVEDNILREICNVLIETRGIDTSTWLDEPLGFEELDRLIYLKAALSETLRLYPSVPEDSKHVVADDVLPDGTFVPAGSSVTYSIYSVGRMRSTWGDDCLEFRPQRWLSADGEEFIKHDSYKFVAFNAGPRICLGKGLAYLQMKSVAAAALLRHKLTLVPGHKVEQKMSLTLFMKYGLKVNVHGRDLGAIVEKITSEEKMQGKL encoded by the coding sequence GAGGTCCACGTGTCTGGCCTCTATTGGGCAGCCTTCCGGGCTTAATCGAGAACTGTGACCGCATGCATGACTGGATCTCCGACAACCTCCGCGCTTGCGGCGGTACGTACCAGACCTGCATTTGTGCCATCCCCTTCTTGGCTCGAAAACAAGGTCTCGTGACGGTCACGTGCGATCCCAGGAATTTGGAGCACATCCTCAAGTCTCGTTTCGACAATTATCCCAAAGGTCCCACGTGGCAAGCCGTGTTCCATGATCTTCTCGGTCAAGGCATCTTCAACTCCGACGGTGACACGTGGCTCTTCCAAAGGAGGACCGCCGCGCTGGAATTCACCACCAGGACTCTCCGCCAAGCCATGGCTCGTTGGGTTAGTCGAGCCATCAAGCTACGCTTCTGCCCCATTCTAGAGAAAGCTCAAAGCCAAGGTCAGCCGGTTGATCTACAAGACGTATTGCTTAGGCTCACCTTTGATAACATTTGCGGCTTAGCTTTTGGTAAAGATCCACAAACATGCGCCCAAGGTTTACCCAAAAATGGCTTCGCTTCAGCTTTCGACCGAGCCACCGAGGCCTCTCTTCAAAGGTTTATTTTGCCAGAGGTTTTGTGGAAGCTAAAGAGATGGCTCCGGCTTGGCTTAGAAGTGAGTCTGAGCCGAAGCTTAGGCCACATGGATGAATATCTATCCAACGTCATCAATACACGTAAGCAAGAATTGCTGAGTCAGCAAAAAGATGGGAACCCACACGACGATTTGCTGTCGAGATTTATGAAGAAAAAGGAATCCTACTCAGACGAGTTTCTCCAACACGTGGCACTCAATTTCATCCTAGCTGGACGTGACACATCAGCCGTTGCTCTAAGCTGGTTCTTTTGGCTCATCTCTCAACACCCAACAGTTGAAGACAACATCCTAAGGGAAATCTGCAACGTCTTAATCGAGACACGTGGCATTGACACGTCAACGTGGCTTGACGAGCCCTTAGGGTTCGAAGAACTTGACCGACTGATATATTTGAAGGCAGCATTATCAGAAACCCTAAGGCTATACCCTTCGGTGCCGGAGGATTCAAAGCACGTGGTGGCCGATGACGTGCTGCCGGATGGGACTTTTGTTCCGGCGGGGTCGTCGGTGACGTATTCAATATATTCAGTAGGGAGAATGAGGTCAACATGGGGTGACGATTGCCTCGAGTTTCGTCCTCAAAGGTGGTTGTCAGCGGACGGGGAGGAATTTATAAAGCATGACTCTTATAAATTCGTGGCGTTCAATGCAGGGCCAAGAATATGTTTAGGGAAAGGATTGGCTTATCTACAAATGAAGTCGGTGGCGGCTGCGGCACTGCTGAGACATAAGCTGACTTTGGTGCCTGGCCATAAGGTGGAGCAGAAAATGTCACTGACGTTGTTTATGAAATATGGGCTTAAAGTTAACGTGCATGGAAGAGATTTGGGGGCAATTGTTGAAAAGATTACGAGTGAAGAGAAAATGCAgggtaaattgtga